Genomic segment of Drosophila ananassae strain 14024-0371.13 chromosome 2L, ASM1763931v2, whole genome shotgun sequence:
gaaactgtgggtgatagaatctaggtttgttctggactttggttcaggggtgcctaaaggttatggagcaggtaaaattatgcgtggagattttttgctgttggcctgtgtaatttaaTGGGTTAAACACTCTAGTTTCATTCAAATATCATTTTTGGCATAATGACATTTGCATTAGCGCAATCAATAGATAAGTATCAGCGTATTTTTTGATAAATGGATTGataaaaatgttattaatCGCAACAAGTTCAGGAGCACGTAATTTAGGAGTAATGGAAACAATTTATCACTAACCTGCATCCGTTGGACTGGGTGTCAGATCGGTGGGAACACTTCCCAAGGCAGCAACTAGGGGCAGCTCACCGGGTGGATCCCTCCTGGAGACTGGACCCTCGTAATGGGCACTGCGCCTCGGGGGCTGCTGCACCACCATTCCGGACACTGCCAGGGGAATGGTGCCAATGGTCACCGGCATCACCATCAGCTGCTGCTCCCGCAGACTCTTTACCAGCGCCTCCACCTCCAACTGGTAGGCGATCTGGATGAGGTTGCTCAGCTCCACACAGGTGGGCGGCGTAGATGGAATGGGCAGGTCGATGGTCAGGGATCGGGTGGACTGCTTCAGCACAGAGTCTCCCTTGGCCCGCGAAATGATGATGCGCTCCACTCGAGAGTGCTCCGGGGTTATGCTGTAGTAGCGAACTAGCATTACCAGACAGAGTCGCAACTCAGAGACGGCCACGGCGGTGTTGTTAACAACAACCACAGTGACGGGAATTCGCTGTCCAGGCACATAGCCCGCCTGGGGCAGGTGCAGCTCCAGCTTGAGCGGATCTGTCTTGCAGGGACCACAGCAGAAGGTCCGGTAGCCCTCACTGTGTGCAGCCaactattaaaattaaatttatatgaACTGGGCCAACCGAAAATTTAACTCTTTCTCTCAACTAAGAGAACCGGCTTACCCTCAACTGAGGAGTATCAAAATTCAGATCCAACATTTTCAGCACCGTGAATCCCTGTGTGTATGCCTGGTCAAATTTCCAGGGTCTGATGAGCAAAACTTTCGCTATATACCGGATGCAGCCATGACGGCCCTCAAAGGACGAAGGACACTGGTAGGGTAGCTGACAGGCAAAGTTATAGTTGTGCACCCCAGCTTGAATAGTGTGCCTGTTATTGTCTAgcaaaagataaaaataaataagtggGCCAGCTCTTGTTTTCATACTCACTTTGCTCAGAGCCCACCAGATAAGTGTTGGATGATAAATAATCCTCCCGACCAGCGTAAAGTTTGGACGAGCCCAGACTCTTTTCGCTCCATTTGGTTATAGAATAGCCGACCACCTTGAGTAACACGGCTGAGAGAAAAGAAAACACGAATGAGTACAATCTCGACGAGTGAGTTAACGCATAATCGGACACCCACTGATACACTATGGACTTTAAATATATGCAGTAAAGTTAAGATTAACCATCTTTAATCTGTACTCAACTACTCATAAAAAATTCCTTTCCTTTTCCGttcaaattattcaaatttttaagtCTCCTGGCTTCTTCTTGGGGCTCAACGGAAATGTTTCGCATAATCTCTTTATTAGAAGAGACTTTCGAGTGTTATCAATCAACTTTATACATTCCTCGCCAAAAAATGCCCACAATACTTAATGTcgtcataaaaaatatacaattcaCATATAGACATTTCGTTAtcgaacaaatatttataacaCCGTGGCCATGTATTGCTAATTATAAAACGGTTTGATCAAGCTCTATTTTGGAAGGGATTAGGGTTTGTGGAAAATTTTTACCTTGTATTTCCTTGGGTCTGTCGCATTTCAGGGTTACACAGCCGCTGACCAACTGACCGGCGTAGAAAGTGCCGTGTCTATTATTGTCGAAGCTGATCTCACACGTAACGACCATTTTTGTGCAAATAATTAGAGTCCGGGAAAGCAATCCGCTAAAACCGATGGTCCGGGCAACGAGTTGCGACTAATTTAAGTACAAAACTACTGGACTGCTTGCGGCCCGACGGCGTCGTAAGATAAGCGATAAGAGCCCCGGGGGCGATCGTGTTTCTCCGGGAATGATATGGAATCGGAATGAAAATTTGGTCTTAGAATGGTATAAGAGCCGTAATGGCTCCTGCCCTTGGCACTCAAGAAGCAAACTTTTGGATGAATTCAGTAGTTGGTTTTTAGATTTCTGTTCTGTTATCTGTCGTTGTGGAACCTCAGACCTTGGCAATggacatttttttataaaaaacgtTTATGTTCAAGGGGTCGTGATAAGACCTACATACTTCGTATTAACATAGTTGATACTTGAATATGAAAAGGGCAATAAATTGACAAATGAGGTTCTGATTTCATGAATTATTGTTCGAACGTTAAAAGTCATTGAACAAAATTCTACAAAAATTGagctttatatatttttctttctttattattGAGTGCATATTTTGTATGCCTCTCAGATTTAATTCGTTGTATATTTAAATCACATGCACACGTTCTTTGAAACCAATGTTAAATACCAATAACAAATTCAAGTTCAATTACGCAcgttcaaatatttaaattcattttaattcTCTTGTAATACAAAGGATTATATCGATTGCACAAAATTACAAATTTCATTCAATCATAGTAGTTTATCATTGGTACTTAATCAGACTTATATGTAAGCCTTTGGATAGTTTTATTGTCAATATTCACAGCCAGGTCCCCTTGTCCTTGTCTAAATCCAAAGCCGGATTGACAAAGGCCCTTTCGGCCATATAGTTCTGTGTGTAATCCGTTGGGGGTGGAGCCGAAGGACTGGGAATGTCGAACACTGGATAGAGAGGCTTGTAGGCACTGCCATCCAGGCTGAGAGTATTGGGAGCCACTGGCTCTGGGTCGTCGCAGTCCTCAGGAGCCTTTGCAGCAGTTGAGCCCATGTGAATAGCCTCCTGGTAGTTGGGGGGAGCTGAAAATTAAATGTTCATTATAGAAAAGTGAATCCAATAAAAGTTTGATTTTAGCTTACGTATAGATTCGTCTACAGCCCAAGGACTCGATGCATCAATAGGCGGTGCAGTGGCCGTGTATCCGGAGCCCAAGCCCTGCACATCAAGTGGCTGATTGAGCAAACCCCGTGGCTGAATGGGCACGTGCTGGGTCAGGGGAATAGTGCCAACAGTCACGGGCACGCTAACTAACTCGTTTTGGTGGCAGCCCTTCACCTGGGcttccacctccacctggtaGGCAATCTGGATGATGCCGCAAACGTTGAAGCAGGTGGGCGGTGTGGCCGGCACCTTAATTTCGTAGTTGTACAGTTTTTTGCAATTTCTCTGTACGGGGTCGCCTTTCAGAGTGTTGACCACCACACGCTCAGAGGTGGTGTTGGGCATAGAGGGTGGCTTACTGTGGTAGGTCACCAGCATGGCTAAGGTAACCACCAGCTGCTCCACCGGAATGTGACTCTCGTTGGTCACCAAGACACTCAGTGGAATGCTCTGGCCCGGAACGAATCCAGTTTGGGGTACAGTGAGCTGCAGAGACAAGGGATCTGAGCGACAGGGCCAGCAGCAGTAGGTTTTTGAGGTTTCACTGTTGGCGGGAACCTAACAGAAAACGAATGAATACAATGGGTATTTATTTTCCTTAGATTAAATCGTATTCTTACCCTCAGAAGTGGGCCATTAAAGTTTAGGTCCATTACTTTAAGTACAGTGAAACATCTTGTGTAGCTCTGATCAAACTTCCAAGGCCTAACCAATGTCACATTCGCCATGTAACGCACCCTGCCATACATTCCCtcgaaggacgaaggacatTCGGTGGGTATTTGGCACGTAAAGTTGTACACGTGAATGCCAGCCTCAATTGGTACTTGGGCTGAGTAagtaaatattaaattctAAGTAGTCATTGTGTTCCAGGTAACGCACTGTAAATACTCACTGCTTAGATTTGATCCCACCAGAAATGTTTTGGATGAAATGTAATCCTCACGGCCGTAGAACGAGCGACGTCCCCTCCTCCGATGTCTGGTCACCCTTTCGGTCCATCGGGTCTCGGCGTTACCAGTCACATGCAAGGTAATGGCTGcggaaaaacagaaaaaaactgataataaaaacaagcttGCAAACACTTTTggtaaatatttgcacaatACAGTACAAGTCGTCAAGGAACATGgaatttttatagattttaatAAGGAACATGGATGGGTTGAGGAGgatttttgtacatttttccTCGTACctcaaataatatatatatttttttactataCACCCCATCAATTAATGCGAAACAAttgattatttaaaaataaattaatcttATCGCAGACAAATATTTATCATTGATATACAATATATGTGTGGCTTTCGAACACCTATTTGTTAGCATTAGAAGTTTGCACGTGTGCCTCCCTcacaattataaataatatgaaTCACTGTGTTCGATCTTTGCCGCAAAATGCTTAAATACACTTGAAAGTACTAGCTCCGATAAGATAAGTATGACTCATGCTCCAAATATCGCAGAATTTTTGCAAGTAATTGCAATCACAAAATGAAAGTCGCTCACCTTTCACCAACTTCATCTTGTCCGATTTGATGGTTACCCTGCCCGTCATCACCTGGCCCCCAAAATAGGTGCCATGGGGATTGTTATCGAACTCGATTTCACAGGTTACCACCATATTGGTAATTGTAATTGTAACAactagtttatttatttattggtcCGATACACCCCTGATGGCGGTGCAAACACGACTGATTTGATGTTAGTGATTAATGCCAGTTCAAGTTCCATTCACTCCGCAAAAAACTTCGGATAGACGGGACTTCCAAGCTCTCGGGTGCTATATTACGAGGACTACATGCCCATTAGGTTTCGCAGCCGGAAACAAACTGAAAATGAAACAAACTCTGTGCTGGGTCTATATGTTCTTTTATTCGCAGCGATGGCAGGGCCAATTTTTATCTTATCGCGTTCAAAGAAATATATAGTATACAAAGTACTCCCCAGTTGCCGCACACAAGGGGTAGTGGAACCCCTGCATAGATTTAGGAGAACCCATTGGATCCTAGAAGGATCAAAGAACAGTGCCTAGAATCTCTTACTCCGTCACTGAGCCAGTCTCATTTGTTTTTCTCTTTGTCTAAGCCAGATTGTTTGTTCTTTGTCTCCTGGGCTATAATCGGGACATTAAAGACGGGATACAAAGGCTTATAGGGTTTATCCTGCAAAGCTCCATCCACTGGCTGCTTTTCCTTTGATTTGTCTGGAAGTGGTTGCAAATGCATGGCCTCGGCATAACTGGGTGGGGCtgtaaattaagtttaaaattgatttatttgtcATATCGGTAGCTTGGATGTCTTACCCATGGAACCATCCTCTGGCCAGGGATAAGCAGGAGCAGCTGGTGCACAAGCGCCCTCATTCTCCAGCAAAACCAAAGCCCTTTCATCTGGAGCCTGGGGAGCTGTTGGGGTAACTGGAAGATTTTGTGGCATTTGTGGCGTAATGGGAACACCGCAAATGGTAACCGGCATCACAAGTGTGCCATTAATGTGCATTCCCTTAACCTTTGCCACAACTTCGATCTGGTAACCAATTTTAATAATGCGACACAAGTCATAGCAAGTGGGTGGAGTGGAGGGCACAAGCAACTGGAAATCATACAGTCTCCGAGAATTTCTCATCACTCCATCGGATTTTATTTTAACCAGCGAGCATCTCTCAGAATTAGTATCCATTTTTGAGTCACAATAGTAAGTAACCATCATGGCCAGGCTGACTTTAAGTTCAGTAACCTTAATGTTGCTGTCGTTACCCACTAAAACTGTCAGGGGAACGAGTTGGCCAGGAACAAAACCGTTTTGTGGTAGGGTTAGCTCTAAACTTAAAGGCTCCGAACGGAACGGCCAAACCCCAAAGGTCTTCTCACTCTTTGCCATCACGGGAATCTATTCaatgtatataaaaatataaaagtgaTGTATTATCAAGACAAGAAGCTATTATCGCTTTATGACAGTGTTATTAACAAAATTTAGTGCTTTTCATAAACATATAATTAGGCCAATGATAACTATAAACTGTCTTTTTACCTTTGAAACAGACTCGTAAGTGTGTAAGTTCATCACTTGAACTACCGTGAATGGTCTTGTGAAAAGACTGTCGTACTTCCAGGGCTGAACTATATTCACATCGACCATATAACGTATACGCCCGTGGAACCCCTCGAAAGATGACGGGCAATGGAGGGGAATTTCGCGGGCAAAGTTAAAGGTGTAGGTACCAGGTGCCAAAGACATTTCTGTAAGGACTTCATTAACTAATTGGCTAAAGGAATTTTGGGGCTTTGTCTTACCGTTACTTGTGCTTGAACCTATTAAATAAACTTTGCTGGAAAGATATTTCTCAAAGCCATTAAAGGATTCTGAGGTCGATTTGTTGTTAGAATCCGTTTTACTTTCCGTCCAATGAGTTTCTGCGTAACCTTTAACCTTAAGGCGAATGGCTAGTAaagatatttatataattagatTTGAAGAAACATTTAATCCCAGAACTTCTTACCTTTGATTTGGTAAACTTTATCTGTAGATAACGTCACTTGACCAGAAATTGTTTGGCCCGCATAGTAGACTCCATGTACATTGTTGTGAAATAGGATTTGACAAATTATACCCATGATTTTTTTCAACTGATAAgacttatatttaataattacaaGGGGAACTACACGTTAAATAATAGTTATGTCTGCTCTCAGATGTTGAGGTGTTTGCGCTTTAATGGTCACAAGTGTACTGAGTAAAAAAACTATAGGCAAGTACTTTTATGCTGCACTACCCTTAGTTCGATTTATCTTATCAGCAATAATATTCATAAAATTCCTAGTATTCTAAAAACCcataaaattttctttttgctCATTTAAGTGATAACAACTGatggaaaaaattaatgaGCCAATAAAAAAACCCCCAGTTGATATTTAACTCAAAGAGAGAGTTAATTTAACTCAACTAATTTGTACTTTTTCACTCAATCTCTTGATTGCACTTGCCGGCTTGTGTTTGATTAGATAGTGCCcaacccaaaacaaatattggTCATTGCAGACACTCTACAGAGGTACTTTATTAGTTTCttagtttattaaaattagtaTTTTATAGCCAAGTACTTCTGTCCAAGTCCTCATTGACATAACCACCTTCAGTCTTGATTACCTTGGGTCTGACAATCGGTTCATCTGATTCTCCTGCCAAATCAAACACAGCATATAATGGCgtaaaagttattttttcAGAAGGAATTTTGGACTCTTTTTTTGACTTTTTAACAGATTTTTTCTTGgattttttaatcttttgcTCAACTGGAACAATGTGCTTCGCTTCGAGAAAATGAGGAGGTGCTAGAAAGGGAGTTAtttgaaattataaaaatataccccAAAGTAAAATATACACTTACGAATCGACGGATCACCAGCCCAAGGATTTGGAGGACTAACGAGCTCCTCAGACTCGTGTTCTTTAATCAAAATCAGTGCCTTGGCATCTAATTGTTGCGGCTGGAGATCGGCTCCCCAGATCTTTGGCTCCTTTTGCAACTGACTCGTCAAGGGGACACTTCCAATAGTAACAGGTGTGTGCACTGAGTGCTTCGCATGGCAACCATTGACCCTGGCCTCCGCTTCTACTTGGTAACCAATCTGAATGATGCTGCAAAGGTTGAAACATGTTGGCGGTGTGGCAGGTATCTGCAGATCAAAGGTAAATTGTTTGCGACTATTTGTGGCAACACCGTCGCCTGTCTTTTCCACCATCACGAATCGATCTTTATTCGTGTCCGCACTAGGGGGCTGACTGTAGTAGATTACCACCATGGCCAGTCGAACAGTAATATCCTCCACAGTAACACGACTGTCATTGGACACTATTACGTCCACCGGCACGGTCTGGCCTGGCACAAAGCCACCCTGCGGCAGGGAGAGGCGAATACTAAGTGGGGCAGACCGGCAGGGAAAACAGCAATATGTTCTTTGCGATTCCACTTGGGTGGGcacctaaaaatataatttacatTAATTCAGtggaattaatttttgttaatttaacGCTTAATTTAATGGACACATTTCCTTGAAAACTTTCCCAAAGTCTCTTTAATAATTTAGAATCCTACAAACTTCTATTTGTATTCATCCATCCATCCCACCCATCCCGAATATTTCAATCTTTGGcactttaattttctttaaatatttagctCTCTCACCCTCAGCATCATGCTTTCGGTATTCAAATCCATCACTTTGAGTACGGTTAAGGAGCGACTGAAATTCTGATCGAATTTCCAGGGCCTCAGAAATCGCACGTTGGCCAAGTACCGGACCCGGCCGTGGGTTCCCACGAACGAGGAGGGACAGGTGACGGGCAGCTGACAGGCAAATCTATACGTGCTGGTGCCTGGCTCGATAATCACCTCTGAAATGGAGCTTTGATTCAGCTATCTGTGAATTTATGATGATTTATCGTCTTGGAGCACTCACCAATGCTGCTGCCAGAGCCGTAGAGATAGGCCTTGGTGGCCATGTAGTCCACATGGCCGTTGAATAATTCCCCACTGGACAGATCGTCCTCCTCGGCATCGAATTCTGGGTCAGCCCAGTGGGTTTCGGCATATCCTTTTATCTGCAAAATTACAGCTACCCAAAAAGCAAAAGGTGTGTTGTCTATAATTAGAATGCACTCATAATCCAATTAGGGATCCACTCGACAGTAAAAAAAGTTCCCCCTCGAGTGCAGATAACTGAAATGGGGAGGAATGAGTCACAGTCTTACCCTTAACTGGTTTTGGCTTGTCAACTTTGATAACCACCTGCCCAGAAATCAATTGGCCCGCGTAGAAAATCCCCCGGGGGTTATTGAAAAATTCAATCTCACAGATTACCATCGTTTAGCGGATTGATTTGGGCTGATAATCCCGGAGCTAGTGAACTTTTGCCCTGTCTGCTCAGTGTCTAGCAGCACACTGAAGTCCACACGCTGactctatttttatttaattttgtttttttgcagAATTATTTTACcccacatttttattttatcttatCAATGCGATACGTATTCATGTATTTAAACACAAATTGGTGTCGGT
This window contains:
- the LOC6500068 gene encoding arrestin domain-containing protein 3 isoform X2, with protein sequence MATKAYLYGSGSSIEVIIEPGTSTYRFACQLPVTCPSSFVGTHGRVRYLANVRFLRPWKFDQNFSRSLTVLKVMDLNTESMMLRVPTQVESQRTYCCFPCRSAPLSIRLSLPQGGFVPGQTVPVDVIVSNDSRVTVEDITVRLAMVVIYYSQPPSADTNKDRFVMVEKTGDGVATNSRKQFTFDLQIPATPPTCFNLCSIIQIGYQVEAEARVNGCHAKHSVHTPVTIGSVPLTSQLQKEPKIWGADLQPQQLDAKALILIKEHESEELVSPPNPWAGDPSIPPPHFLEAKHIVPVEQKIKKSKKKSVKKSKKESKIPSEKITFTPLYAVFDLAGESDEPIVRPKVIKTEGGYVNEDLDRSTWL
- the LOC6500071 gene encoding arrestin domain-containing protein 17; the protein is MVVTCEISFDNNRHGTFYAGQLVSGCVTLKCDRPKEIQAVLLKVVGYSITKWSEKSLGSSKLYAGREDYLSSNTYLVGSEQNNNRHTIQAGVHNYNFACQLPYQCPSSFEGRHGCIRYIAKVLLIRPWKFDQAYTQGFTVLKMLDLNFDTPQLRLAAHSEGYRTFCCGPCKTDPLKLELHLPQAGYVPGQRIPVTVVVVNNTAVAVSELRLCLVMLVRYYSITPEHSRVERIIISRAKGDSVLKQSTRSLTIDLPIPSTPPTCVELSNLIQIAYQLEVEALVKSLREQQLMVMPVTIGTIPLAVSGMVVQQPPRRSAHYEGPVSRRDPPGELPLVAALGSVPTDLTPSPTDADPPKYEESKHTQKGNINEEELHAFGVNEFAPLYPVYSIPSPTPVLSANARNAGFVNQSFVK
- the LOC6500069 gene encoding arrestin domain-containing protein 2, which encodes MGIICQILFHNNVHGVYYAGQTISGQVTLSTDKVYQIKAIRLKVKGYAETHWTESKTDSNNKSTSESFNGFEKYLSSKVYLIGSSTSNEMSLAPGTYTFNFAREIPLHCPSSFEGFHGRIRYMVDVNIVQPWKYDSLFTRPFTVVQVMNLHTYESVSKIPVMAKSEKTFGVWPFRSEPLSLELTLPQNGFVPGQLVPLTVLVGNDSNIKVTELKVSLAMMVTYYCDSKMDTNSERCSLVKIKSDGVMRNSRRLYDFQLLVPSTPPTCYDLCRIIKIGYQIEVVAKVKGMHINGTLVMPVTICGVPITPQMPQNLPVTPTAPQAPDERALVLLENEGACAPAAPAYPWPEDGSMAPPSYAEAMHLQPLPDKSKEKQPVDGALQDKPYKPLYPVFNVPIIAQETKNKQSGLDKEKNK
- the LOC6500068 gene encoding arrestin domain-containing protein 17 isoform X1, with the protein product MVICEIEFFNNPRGIFYAGQLISGQVVIKVDKPKPVKAVILQIKGYAETHWADPEFDAEEDDLSSGELFNGHVDYMATKAYLYGSGSSIEVIIEPGTSTYRFACQLPVTCPSSFVGTHGRVRYLANVRFLRPWKFDQNFSRSLTVLKVMDLNTESMMLRVPTQVESQRTYCCFPCRSAPLSIRLSLPQGGFVPGQTVPVDVIVSNDSRVTVEDITVRLAMVVIYYSQPPSADTNKDRFVMVEKTGDGVATNSRKQFTFDLQIPATPPTCFNLCSIIQIGYQVEAEARVNGCHAKHSVHTPVTIGSVPLTSQLQKEPKIWGADLQPQQLDAKALILIKEHESEELVSPPNPWAGDPSIPPPHFLEAKHIVPVEQKIKKSKKKSVKKSKKESKIPSEKITFTPLYAVFDLAGESDEPIVRPKVIKTEGGYVNEDLDRSTWL
- the LOC6500070 gene encoding arrestin domain-containing protein 3: MVVTCEIEFDNNPHGTYFGGQVMTGRVTIKSDKMKLVKAITLHVTGNAETRWTERVTRHRRRGRRSFYGREDYISSKTFLVGSNLSTQVPIEAGIHVYNFTCQIPTECPSSFEGMYGRVRYMANVTLVRPWKFDQSYTRCFTVLKVMDLNFNGPLLRVPANSETSKTYCCWPCRSDPLSLQLTVPQTGFVPGQSIPLSVLVTNESHIPVEQLVVTLAMLVTYHSKPPSMPNTTSERVVVNTLKGDPVQRNCKKLYNYEIKVPATPPTCFNVCGIIQIAYQVEVEAQVKGCHQNELVSVPVTVGTIPLTQHVPIQPRGLLNQPLDVQGLGSGYTATAPPIDASSPWAVDESIPPPNYQEAIHMGSTAAKAPEDCDDPEPVAPNTLSLDGSAYKPLYPVFDIPSPSAPPPTDYTQNYMAERAFVNPALDLDKDKGTWL